GAAACATAGCTGTAGCATCACTGTTTGCTGCCAAGCTGACCAGAAAAGAGCAGTCAGAACGAACCATGCTCGCGCGTCAGATTCTGTCGTAGAGGCTTTTTGGAGGTCGGTCACTGTATCAAGGAGCTTGACTATTGTGTCCGCGTATTCGTGGATTGCGATTGCATTTGTCCTATTCATGCACAGCCAGAGAGCAGTGCGGACGACGTTGGTACAGGGTCTGGAAAGAACTCGCAGATCTGTCCACCTGTACCCCTGTGGCGCATCCACTTCCTCTATTCCTACTGCAGAGGAACCACAAAAGTATTCAGGTGGCCATTGGTTGCCGACCGATTCTGTCTTGTTGCTTCTCGAGCGCCGACTATATTCGAATGTCAGTTCGGGCGGGTGTCGTGGGAGGCGTTGCAGCACGGTATAAGCGCTGTCCACAACGGTAGCCCTGTCCTTTTTATGCCTTTCGAGCTGGAAGTTGCAGATCATCAGGGTCGAGAACAGCGCATCGAGTTGTTCAAAATGTGTGTTCAgattctcgttctccttcttcgcctcgaCAAGGACAAATGCATCTCTGCACCACTGCTCAATCCATGCTCTGGTTTGCAAGGTGCTCAGTTTTTCTCTGTCGTTGGCTGGGCCTCTTTCCGTGAAATCCGCGCGTCGTACCTCCGCTGGGATAAGTCCGGGGGCAAGTCCCAAGTTCTTATCGGGTCGGTAGACATCCTCGTCCAGTATGGCAAAAATGTGAGCCTTGGTCAGGGCCCAGGGTGTCTGGGAAGGCGTCTCTGTCATGTCGAGCTCTATATCTGCACCCCAAAAGGTGATTGCTGGAAGGAAGTTGAGGGCTGCTCTGCGGAGCTGAAAAAGGCGCGGACGGTCAAGTGATTGCTAGCTGCAGCTATACGAGCGCACCAAACCGTTTTCGATTAGATGGGATGCGCCGGGAAATTACCTTTAAGCGTCAACAGCGGGGCGACTTCCGGTCCCTCGCCTTTCTCAGTAGGAGGGGGAATCATCGGGGAGAACCCGTACCAAGCTAGCCGCATCGCCACCGCCGAATCTCACGGTGGATACTGATCCTGGTTGAGCACATTCGGTGAGAGGAcatggaaagaagcagaacgtCCTCGATTGAGACATTCTACGATGTAGTGATCTTCATGATGGCTTCGAAATGGCTGCTGATTGAGAAGTCCGagaagaggcggaggggaagggaggtACCAGCGATCGCTCGTTTCCTAATAGTGCCTAACCACCTGCATGTTCATTGCGACTCCTACACGAACTCGACCAATGCCCGCTCCGAATCCCGTATGTGGCTGACTAAGGTATGCCAGCCCTTGAGGCAGTTTATGGGCCAAGCTTGACCTGTCAAACCTGTCAGACGGGCGATCAATCGGTCCACTACTGCTAAATATAAGAACAGGATCATACGAAGCACTTTGTGCCCACTACAAAGCTTCTCCCAGTCCAAGTGTTGCAGACGTGTTGATGCCTTGCTGCCAGTGACAGATCTCTACGAAAAATGTCTCAGAAGCATTAGCGGAGCGCCTAGCTGAGCCAGCTCCATCCGGTGTTGCGGTAAATGAGAATCCTCCTAAGAGCAATTATCTTGCATGGGCGTGACCAGATTCGTGTGAAGAGGGTGATAGATGGTCTGAGAACCAGCGCCTGTGTCTCATTACTCTGATAATCTTGATGATTTGCGCATATTTACAGTGTCCACGTTGCAAGTCGTGATGCAGGCGTGCAATTAGGCCAACCTTCGATCCTAGGGCGCCTACTGGGAAACGGCTTAAGCAGGTTACGCACTGATTTATACCCCTGGGTACTACGTTGGTACTTGGAATCTGTGCAATAACAGCAGTCGACGAGGCAATATGTAATGGCCATAATTAAGCCTCGTCATCTTGCGATATCAACAGGTGCCTTTCATTGTAGATATTATCTCCTTGCAAATTTACGGCACACCACCATGATATAAATGAGAATACGCTGGTTATATCTATTCTAAGTCAGTCAAGGCTAATCTCTTCTCATGAGATCATCGACACCAGTGGCAGTGTAGGTCTGCTTTTGCTGACCCCGGTGTAACAGTGGGGGTCGACGCAATCAACGAATTTCTGCTCTTACTAATCTAAGTGGCATTCAGAAAAATGCGTGCGCTATAAGGCTGGAAGTCCCAAGGCGGTAGTTAGACAATCCGGACCAGCTTAAACAGTAGTAACGGACAGATTGCGTATGAGCTCTTCATCCGCTACACGCTCGAGTCCGAGAAGGGTCTATGATCATCTCGGCTGCGAATATCATCAAGTACAGACAAGCTATACTTATTCGCCAGCAGGAGTGGACCATACTGCAGGTTTTGGTTGTAGCAGGTGGGTGCAGGTAGGGTACGGATCATCACGTGCCTGGTACAGTGGGATGCCGCAAAGGCATCATTTAGCAATGCGTCGTCAATTCTATGACATCTGGAGATTCTTTGAACATCATATAAAGATTTCCTCTGTTTAGGCAGTATTTAGGCTCTCATAGGAGCCGTCAAATAGTTTGAAGGCTTTTAAACGTTGGAAGTGAGGGCGGGGCAATAACAATCCCGTTGATTGTCCGTGATATACTAACTAACAGACCGCGCTCGGTGTTCTTGGCCATTAGGGCTTCTCCAGTACAATTCGATAGTGGTCAACAATCTACCGCAGAGCGGAAGAGTCGAGTCCTAAGTATTGACTGTGCGCGGCAAGCTCTCCGTCACCAATTGGGTTGCCTTATGCTGCTTCATGGAAGGAAGATTTGAGTTGAGGTCTGCTAGAAGATAGCACAGAGCCAGTACCTTTGCTGGCTTTGGTATTCTGACCGCGCTTTTTACATCTCTAAGTGGGtggaagagaggagacaATCGCAGGAAGGTGAGACAAGAGTCGTATGGATGGAATAGAAGGCCGGGTTTGGCCAGCTACGTCTAAGACTTGTGTCTTTCCGCAACCATACAACCATGCACATACTTAGGTATAAAGCAAAACCAGGTGTTGAGGATCAGGAGGCCCCTTCTGAACGATAGGCAGAGACGGGTTACCACTAGTCTCGCCTTTGCCTGGAGTTTTGTCGGAATCCACAGTATTAATGTCCTTTTTTCCAAATAACCGCTCCAGAGAGCCTTCTAAGTGTTGTAATCAATATTAATATCTGGGTAACACAAATAACAACAGGACTTCATGTACTATCCTGCAGTTTACAACATTTAATAGTATCTCTAGCTTGGTCTTCTAGTAACTTTATATATAGTTACGTCGATTTTCACCAGCAACCCACAAGATGCGAGTCTGCCGTTCAGGATTTCTGCTGGCGTCAGGGTATCAGACGCCTTGATATCCGCTGCCACTGCCAGTTCGTTCACTGTCATGGGTCGAGCAGCGAGAACGGCCCATTGAAGAATGGAGGCCAGTTGTTCTTTGTCTTCAACCTGCTGGAGCAATCGCCGATAGATTCCACCAAGGTCTTTGGGCACACCACCTGGCAAGACCCGCTCTGGCGAAGCAGGATCAAGAAAAGCTTCCACAGGCAAATAAAGCTAGAAATGGTATATTTAGTCGTTTTAGACCCATCGAAGTAGTTCTGAATATGTTGCGCCAGGTGGGGATGAAGGCTGAGCCTTGCAGAGATAGGCAAACCAGGCTTGATACTAACCAGATGGCAGCCAATTCTTTTTGCACACCTATGCAAAACAAGTTCTCTGTCACATCAAGGCGTGTTCTTCCTTTTGAGGCAGATCAATCGCAGCTTTGTGTGCGAGAACGTGGGTGCTGTTGATTGGACCAGCAAGATGGGGGTTTCAGTTCCTCAGTCTCCGTCGTTGAttatttctttcttcttctcccccCAACCAAAAGAAACCACCAAGCTATTCAGATTCAATTCTCTAGATCATGGCTTTATATCAACGCCTGTCCCCGGCTCGTGGCGAGGGACGGCGGCATACCCCCCTTAAGCGCCCAGCTTCGAGATATCTGACGCAGAGCACTTGAATATCGGCATGTTTCACAGCTCCTGGTTGGTTCGACATCATTTATTTGGGTACTGTTGATGGTATTTGGTAGATGTCGGATGGCTTCATGGCTCAGGTGACCATATTGTTTATGCCATATATCTATATTACCTGCTAACATTAGTGGTTTGTTGGAGTGTTTTATAGGCATCTTTGGTCTAACCGCATGAGCATTCTCAGTGGCCAATGCAGAAACCTGATTTTTGCTGTTCTGCTCCACCACTCAGAGTCCTTGATATTTCGCAAGTCGACAAATCTCATGGCTGTTTTTAACCACCCTATCTCCTGCAAAATCCTATATAAAGCCTGCGTGCTTCATGCGGCTTGCAGAGATAATGTTGGTATGAAAACCTGGCACATAGGCAGTTTCCTGCAGAGATATTGTCATATTTGAAGTTCCTCAGCGATTTGGTGATATCTCAATAACTCCAGTACCTTTAATTGGTACTACAGCATTACCAGCATGCAGGTATTCTGCTGGCTCCTGCTTAAACTCCTTGAACCTGGTTTTGTCATTGCATATATATACTGTGGCGCCAGAGTCTAAAATAAAGCTTTCCTTTAGCATTGAATATTCTGATGCTGAAAACCCTACCATTatagcagccatggcgtgCTGTACAATGGGTTTCTTGTTGAGTTCCATTGCCTTTTCTAATATATTGTAtttgtcacaggctatggcctggatcttggttgtcggccatgccctcaacctggttctaaataaggtttctgcaacatcagtgtacagcttcggaaattgcggcctcgaagcttaggaaaggagatccgtcctcataactttggaaaagggatc
This sequence is a window from Aspergillus nidulans FGSC A4 chromosome IV. Protein-coding genes within it:
- a CDS encoding uncharacterized protein (transcript_id=CADANIAT00000336); translation: MSNQPGAVKHADIQVLCVRYLEAGRLRGLYLPVEAFLDPASPERVLPGGVPKDLGGIYRRLLQQVEDKEQLASILQWAVLAARPMTVNELAVAADIKASDTLTPAEILNGRLASYINIDYNT